CGAAGGTAACCCTCCTTCTCGTAGAAGCGGGCCGCGCGCAGGAGCGGACGCGTCGTGTGGAGGTTCACGCGGCGACATCCCATGCTGCGAAGCGCGCGCTCCACCTCGGCGAGTAGCGCCGCGGCCACGCCGAGCCCTTGCCACTCGGGAAGCACGGCCATGCCGCGGATGTGACCCGCGCCGTCGCCCGTCTCGTGGCCGCCGATCGTCCCCACGATCTCGTTCGAAGCGTGTGCCACGAACACGGC
This genomic interval from Candidatus Eisenbacteria bacterium contains the following:
- a CDS encoding GNAT family N-acetyltransferase, whose amino-acid sequence is MSAAPFAVRAATPSDAEAIHRCLRNAFEPYRPRYTPGAFGDTVPTPEGIRERVRTMAVFVAHASNEIVGTIGGHETGDGAGHIRGMAVLPEWQGLGVAAALLAEVERALRSMGCRRVNLHTTRPLLRAARFYEKEGYLRTGAVEDFFGMDIIEFAKNLE